The Dioscorea cayenensis subsp. rotundata cultivar TDr96_F1 chromosome 8, TDr96_F1_v2_PseudoChromosome.rev07_lg8_w22 25.fasta, whole genome shotgun sequence genome segment AGTATCTCAAACCTCCCTCTCAATGTTGCTACAACACTCCCCGGCGGCGAAGCACCAGGCTGCCGGAGACCTACATTGACGACTGCCCCGCCACCGGACAACACACAGACACCACGCCCACGTCGGCGAGCATACTCCGACAGGCTCTCGACCACGTCGGCGCCGCTCGAGACTTCCAGCACGTGAGAGCGAAGCGCGCTGGGGTTGTCCCGGGTAACGATGATCGGCGGCTTTGGCTTGTTCTTGGATCCCGACGGGCGGCCACGCGGCCGCCGAGCTGAGGCCGAGGACGTAGACGGCGGCTCATCAACAGCGGTGGTTAGTTCTTTTGATGGGCTCTTGTCTTGGTCGGAAGGTGGCTGATGGATGTAAGCCGAGGAGCTGGGGTTAACTCCGGCCATCGCCGGCGTATCGGCGGCTCTTTCCCACCACTTGCTCGCCAGCTTTCAATTCAAAGATGagatctttctttctttatctctCTCGCAAGAGACAAGTGAAGCTAGGGAAGCTACAAACTTTTAAGACTGTAAACAATAGATTCAAGCCAACTGGGATCTATTGCTACTGTTGCTTCAGATTGAAGGATTTCTTTAAGAGAAAAAGACTACTGTTCTTTGCTTCaataaaaagagtaaaaataagCATGCATctgtttgcatatatatatatatatatatatatacacacagagagagagagagagagagagagagggagggagGCAGTTGGGTTGAAGATTAAAGAGAAGAGAGCCCCACCAAAGAAGCAAAGGACTTCTGGTTCATCAGTAAAGAGAGATGAtatagatgaagatgaagatgatggtgatgatgatggtgatgatgatgagaggAATAGAGAGGGGGAGTGGAGAGGGCGGTGGAAAGCGTGTAGAGCTGTATATAAAAGCAAGCGGTATGATATGGATGGTAGCATGggctctctctttttttttctcttcttatgGAGTAGTACTGAATGAATGAAGCTTCTTCATGactttctattaattttttattctaggCTTGTGCTTTGAAGTTTGAACTTCCCattgttttaatgttttttttttttgggaaaaattgCTATTACTCGCctagtttatataaaatattttttttttagtctccTCAATCTAAATTAGTTTAATTTAGACCATTTATACTAAACTATTATTAATCgatcaataaaaaatagattagagtatattgtttaataatattttggtttATCCAAGGAGTGTTAACAGTGTTTGAATCGGTTTATTAAAATAGCTGTTTaagttaatgttatttttttagtgcTTGAATGTTTTTACAacaacaacccaaaaaaaaactctatttttATCTTCTTGAAAATAAGATGAGCACTTTCCGAAATAGCAAACTTGTTTAGATATGTTTTCAAAAGTTTTATTTCATAAGTTCAacctcagaaaaaaaaaaacaccaatcaAAACAAATAGTATTTTACACTAATTGTTCTTGTGTAAAATGCAATACCTAAGTTACAGTAGAATACTATATAAGCCATAAAACGGAATCAATTTTACTTAACTCTATAAGGATATGTGAAAATACACGTTAATTTTGTTGCTTATGATGATTGAACAAAATTTATGTGTACATATTGCTGTCAAATGCAAAGCATATTAGACTTTCTTAGGATAATGAGAACGTCATTCTCTGATAAATTTGACAAAGTCTCAATATTGAAGTTTCATGTGATGATATTATCCTTGTGATAATATTTAGGTTTATTGGTGCAATTTTTTCCTATTATTGTTATTGACTAAAAATTGTTTGCAAAGAGAGTTTTGATTTGTGTTTACTTTTTCTTAGTTCTAtctttattttagtattttccttattttaatGGAATTCATGATCACATGAAGCCTGTTTTCTGAATACtcaatttgaaaaaagaaaattatattatatcttACTAGGCCAATATTTTAACATGGTGTATGCCATGCCTACATCACTAAATAAATGCCAAGTCTTAAATAAGTTTAAATGGGGACACCTTGGAAGACAAATGGGAAACAATAAAATATGGAGTACCtctttattttatatctatTAATAATGCAGCATTTTGACATTAGAtgaattaccaaaaaaaaaaggattgggAAAACCAAGCAATTGCAGCATTTATCAATGTTGCAGAGACATAGAAAGAGTAGTTATTCAGTATTATAATGTGTGATAGGGTCTATTATAATGATAGGgagcatgcttttacatttgggCATTTTTGTAAGGtttctttgataaaaaaatacaaaagcttGAAAGGTGCAAAGCATActctttataataataaaaacatcattCTTGGTCACACTTCAATAATTTATCCTtcaatcttttttaattttgttgcttaaaattacatattaaatTCATTGGATAATCACTGCATGATTGAACACTTGCATGTTATTTAAGCATATATAAATTTGGTATTAATTCCTTCCTGCCAAATGGTAAAATATTAAgaacattttcataaataactaataaataagcATGTCTTTTGCTGCAGACGTCTTTTAAAAGCTATTGGTAGATATTGTGATGAGATGATCagtgaataagaaaaaaataaaatatttaagtaaatCTCCAAAactttctcatattttattagACTCTATAGCCTTAAACAAATCATACATTGaaactttaattaaaatggGGACCTCCCTATAAGATAGTGAAATCAACAAGCATTAGGCTTTCATGGCATGCCTAATTAACTAAAAGCTTTCTAGCAAGTtgtgattaaattataaaaaagttaCATAAAATGAAATCTATGTACTTTCGtagaaaagaagacaaatatatatatatatatatatatatatatatatatagtttcattGCAAGGCTCTTAATCCACCACCTTAGTGGGGATGAGTGGTGACTTAATAATTAACTTAATCTCTATAAATCTCATAATTTAATGCTTTCATCATCTaagaataaactaatataacTTCAATAAGTATAGGAAGTTAACGAGGAAGCATGTTTTTGTAGAATGGAAATTATGCAATGTTATTGTGAGAATAGGAGAAATAATTTTggatatcaattaagaaaagagtacaagagtatatatagagaaatgtTAGGGTTTGTGTATGGGCCTGCctaatatggcccattaaccaatctaagctctaacactccccctcaagctggagcatatatatcgaACATGTCCagcttgttacatagattactaaaaACTTTAACACTTAAACCCTTGGTGGAGATATCCGCTAGTTGCTCAGATGACTGGGTATATGGTGTAGAGATGACTCCCTTTAATACCATATCACGAACATAGTAACAATCAACCTCCACATGCTTCGTACGctcatggaatgttggattGTTTGCACTGAAGATGGCGGCCTGATTATCACATAACATTTGCATAGGTATCGTGATGGGGAATCCTAACTCAGATAGAAGAGACtgcacccaaaccatctcacaagCTATCTGTGCCATTGATCTATACTCTGCTTCGGCACTCAATCTTGAAACCACATTCTGCT includes the following:
- the LOC120267558 gene encoding AT-hook motif nuclear-localized protein 25-like, with the translated sequence MAGVNPSSSAYIHQPPSDQDKSPSKELTTAVDEPPSTSSASARRPRGRPSGSKNKPKPPIIVTRDNPSALRSHVLEVSSGADVVESLSEYARRRGRGVCVLSGGGAVVNVGLRQPGASPPGSVVATLRGRFEILSLTGTVLPPPAPPGAGGLTVFLAGGQGQVVGGSVVAPLVAAGPVVLMVASFGNAIYERLPLEGDDDGTVQQQLPDASQSSSVTGGEGGAAPFHGLGGGFQFPGDVGGWVGGARPPF